A genome region from Dendrosporobacter quercicolus includes the following:
- a CDS encoding class I SAM-dependent methyltransferase, whose product MTQELFGDLKSYSLAGTEQEVRFIANVLNLPLASDMMDLYCGYGRHAIELAKMGYQVVGVDATPAFLEIARQKAAEENVNIAFQSSDMRKLDYIEQFDAVINMFAAYGYFTDEENLQVLELINKSLRPGGLFLIDLLNRDWMAHNNINRYWRHPSGEYVLSYKVELQQGLATLKRQLMNQVTGEKKQYEFALRAYSLAEMTANLEHCGLKVIKTYGGFDERPYGMETPRMIILAKKQ is encoded by the coding sequence ATGACCCAGGAATTATTTGGTGATTTAAAAAGTTATTCCCTGGCTGGAACGGAGCAGGAAGTGCGTTTTATTGCCAATGTACTCAATCTGCCGTTAGCGTCCGATATGATGGATTTATACTGCGGCTATGGCCGGCATGCAATTGAATTGGCCAAAATGGGGTATCAGGTTGTGGGGGTGGACGCTACTCCGGCGTTTTTAGAGATAGCCCGCCAAAAGGCTGCTGAAGAAAATGTAAACATAGCGTTTCAGTCCAGTGATATGCGTAAATTAGACTATATCGAGCAATTTGACGCGGTAATTAATATGTTTGCCGCTTATGGCTATTTCACAGATGAAGAAAACTTACAGGTATTGGAATTAATCAACAAATCCCTGCGGCCTGGCGGATTATTTTTGATTGATTTGCTTAACCGGGACTGGATGGCTCATAATAATATCAACCGCTACTGGCGTCATCCCAGCGGGGAATATGTATTGTCCTATAAGGTGGAATTGCAGCAGGGGCTGGCAACCTTAAAACGTCAGTTGATGAACCAGGTTACCGGTGAAAAGAAGCAGTATGAATTTGCCCTGCGGGCCTATTCCCTGGCCGAAATGACTGCCAACCTGGAGCATTGCGGGCTGAAGGTGATAAAAACCTATGGCGGATTTGACGAACGGCCGTATGGAATGGAAACGCCGCGCATGATTATTTTGGCAAAAAAACAGTAA